From a single Candoia aspera isolate rCanAsp1 chromosome 2, rCanAsp1.hap2, whole genome shotgun sequence genomic region:
- the SLC46A2 gene encoding solute carrier family 46 member 2 produces MKMRTWIEPLVAGAQLASAFYDTGLLLVVKNYYNQTNSSSVHSGEEAQQKAISDFYIIYNLVDGLTPLISAYGLARLGDKKNRKISIGVPLAGYLLSRFLLLLLILLAWPIEVMYGAAVLHGLTGGFTTYWASIMALASQGSSESRRSLRLINIELIYGIAGFVGSIASGHLFVTFHLSYQHGMVLISCSVALYALCIIYSLLVLQVPKPGVRDPAASTHVVQPDSNSADDGDFTFHRLERFPHLGSSKPIIAMLFVGAILYDLAVAGAMSVLPLFFLKKPLSWGPEYVGYANAAGYLIFITSFLGVFVFSKFLRDTTMIMIGIVSFSAGILIMAFVRWTYLFYIARAVMLFALIPMPTIRSLLSKHVEGSSYGKVFVLLQLSLVITGVVTSTAYNKIYQKTLGWFSGFCFLLSCGISCLSLFPISFVAYKQRAQSDLLAILAN; encoded by the exons ATGAAGATGAGGACCTGGATAGAACCTCTTGTTGCTGGTGCTCAGCTTGCCAGCGCTTTCTATGACACAGGACTGTTGCTTGTGGTGAAGAATTACTACAACCAGACCAACTCTTCTTCGGTGCATTCCGGCGAGGAGGCCCAACAAAAGGCCATCTCTGACTTTTACATCATCTACAACCTTGTGGATGGCTTAACCCCACTGATATCAGCTTATGGCCTGGCTAGGCTGGGTGACAAGAAAAATCGGAAGATCAGCATCGGTGTGCCTCTGGCTGGCTACTTGCTGTCCCGGTTCCTCCTACTGCTTTTGATCTTGTTGGCTTGGCCCATTGAGGTGATGTATGGGGCTGCTGTCTTGCATGGCTTGACAGGAGGATTCACCACATACTGGGCCAGCATCATGGCATTGGCCTCCCAGGGCTCATCTGAGAGCAGAAGATCATTGCGTCTCATCAATATTGAGCTCATCTATGGCATTGCTGGTTTTGTGGGAAGTATTGCCTCAGGACACCTCTTCGTTACGTTCCATCTCAGTTACCAGCATGGTATGGTTCTGATTTCCTGTAGCGTTGCCTTATATGCCTTATGCATCATCTACAGTCTACTTGTCCTCCAAGTGCCCAAACCTGGAGTTCGTGACCCAGCTGCTTCCACCCATGTGGTCCAGCCTGACAGCAACTCGGCTGATGATGGAGATTTTACCTTCCATAGACTTGAGAGGTTCCCCCACCTGGGATCTTCCAAGCCCATTATTGCCATGCTTTTTGTGGGGGCCATCCTATATGACTTGGCTGTAGCTGGAGCAATGAGTGTGCTACCGCTCttcttcctcaagaagccactgAGCTGGGGACCAGAGTACGTTGGCTATGCCAATGCTGCTGGCTATTTGATCTTCATCACCAGCTTCCTGGGAGTCTTTGTGTTTTCCAAGTTTCTAAGAGACACCACCATGATTATGATAGGGATTGTGTCCTTCTCAGCTGGCATTCTTATTATGGCCTTTGTGCGCTGGACATACCTGTTTTACATTG ctcgTGCTGTGATGCTCTTTGCCCTCATTCCCATGCCAACCATCAGATCTTTGTTATCCAAACATGTTGAAGGTTCGTCCTATG GAAAAGTGTTTGTTCTACTGCAGCTGTCACTAGTGATCACTGGAGTTGTGACATCAACAGCCTATAATAAAATTTACCAAAAAACCCTGGGCTGGTTCAGTGgattctgcttccttctctcatGTGGCATCAGTTGCCTGAGTCTTTTCCCTATCAG TTTTGTAGCCTACAAGCAACGTGCACAATCTGATTTACTGGCGATTTTAGCCAACTGA